Within Balearica regulorum gibbericeps isolate bBalReg1 chromosome 10, bBalReg1.pri, whole genome shotgun sequence, the genomic segment CAGGTTGTGTACcctccctctgctttcctctcttcatGTACTGATGCTTCTGGAGAGACTGGGACACAGATATAGAAAGTAATTTATACTTCCTGTAGTAGGTGTgtattgattttcttcttttccagttgtggggttttttttgtttggagttgtggttttttaagCAGGCTGTTTCACTAGTTTTCCACAAGTGCCTGTTCAAGTGCCTTGTCTCACCCTGACATTTAATTACATGTAATGTTTAACACATAAGCAGCTAATACTCTACATCTACTTTGGCTGGGAGAATATTATCTAATTAATTAGAATGCTTTATCATGTATtacatgtgtttattttgtcCTTATTTGGGAACTGTCCTCTGAGAGAGTTAGAATGGTGATTTATTCTTTGTATGCTGGGAAAATTGCTTCCAGGAGGGGTTTAGAGACACGAAAGACTTGATGCTAATTGGgtacagtgtgtgtgtgtgtgtatgtgcagaTTTGTCACACAGGTGGGTTGCATAAGAAATGTAGAAATACTCCTAAGTGAGTGCAGGAGGGGCCCAGTAATGGTACACATTCAGAGTAGTAATTACCCATTTAGTCATCACATTTCTGTTGGGTTAAACCACTCCCATGACAACTTTTGCCCTACCCTGACTTTTATCCAAAGGGTTGGTGAAATTAGTCCCTTCTGTGCATTTACTCagttgctacttttttttttttctttatataaagtCTGCTTAAACAATTGTGAGACTGTGAAGTACAAGTAACTGCGGGAGGATTATGCTTCAACATCAGCTGCATTTTGCAGGCTACAGCTAGTTTACAAAtacctttctgtttttaaacccTGAATACctttgagagagagaagaggaaagcaacaAGTACTAAGTACAATCCACTCTAACGCTCCAGACTATCACTGAACTAATAACACCCTCTTACACTGGGAGATCATGAGAGAGCAGCCGTTTGCCTTGGCTGAGCTGAGAGGAAGTCAGAGGTTTAGCCATGAAAGTTTTTGCAGAATTACATGGGAGAGTGGATCATGTTGCACCTTACTGAGACcttttggagatttttcttctcattctgtACCCTTTGGTGGAATTACTTGCCACAATAACTAAttcattatattaatatttcaaacaCAGTAAAATTTTTGCTAAAGCCTGTTAAATTTAAGAACTATGcctaattttatttatctaGAAACAGGAGTTTCATGTTCTATACAGATGTTTTAGCACCTCTCCTAAACCCCATCAAGAATGAAGCAGAATGCTATGCTCATCTCTATGCctgtttttccttattgtttCCTTAAACTTTTACTTCTAgtcaaaattgtattttcttcaaattcatTAGAAGCTTTCCAATATGATGTGTTTTAGAAAGTGGCTTAGGATGCTGTAGCTATATTCATACAGTAAAATGttcttatttacattaaaaatctcCAGTTTCTAATCACTACTGAGACAGTAGCAATAGAGGTTGAAGATGCCCAAGATGAAATTAGTGTGTGTTGCAGGCCCTATTGGCAAACTCCAGAGAAATGTCCTCCTTTGTTTCTCCTTATTACCAATGACAATATTGCTAATAGCAGGCTACTCTGCAGAGTCTTGAGTCtcacactttttcattttgttggcCGGGTGCTATGGAGACACTGAGCAGCAGTCCTGTGCCTTTGCTGGCAAGCCAAGTGCGTACAGACCTTGAAATTAATGAGCATCAGATTTTGCTACAGCATGTCTGGAACTGTGTGGAGCAGCTATGGAGCCACCAGCAGCATTGTTACGCCACAGTGCGCATTGCTTAGGTATGTCACAGGTATACGGACGCAACCCTTAATATTTTGTGCTGCTCAGAAAGTGGCTGTGGCAGCTCTTGCAAATGCAGCTCCCAGTTTGGCAAAGGCCAAATGCTCCAAGTTTCTGCGACTCCCCAGAggtattccttttttccctctacaAGTCATCAACATTTCAACATCCACCCTCTTGTGGGGTCAGAAGTCAGGGTAAAAAGCCACCAGCTCGTCAACACTGCTGAAGTCCCTGGAGGGCCTTCACTGTGTGCTGAAGCATTTGTGCAGAAAGGTTGCCATCGTGTGGCCTTGTCCCTATGGGGACAGGGTGCAGGaagcctctgccagcagctttGCTCCAACCCTGTCCTCCATATCCCTCTCCAGGGGTGCTTTTAGTTTTACTTGGCTCCACTGATGCTCAGCTCCACAGGCCTTTGCAGGCACAGGGTGTCCCAGCCCACCAGAGCAAACCCTTTCCCAGCTGTGGTGGGCTCTTTAGCTGCTGTGCTGTAAAACGAGAAGCTCTGgctttcctgcctttctgtACACGCAGGAATAAAGCAGAACTGAAGGCCAGTTCCGAGTACTGacctgcaaagcaaaaatgtcGTTTCACACCTCAGACTTCTTGTGGAAATGTGCTGAGTTTCTTAGCATAGAAACACAGCAGCTTCAATGGTAGTCTCTCTTAAAGACCGGAGATGCGAAGGTGGCAGCACTAATCAGAATGTCAAGCACCTCCACATGCACAGACCTTCAGGTCATAAACCTCAGCTAAGGTAGTTGCTATTAGATTTGAGTTTATGCTTTTCTCACACTTAAAGCATTTGTCTGAAATGCAAACCCAGGCTGGTTTGCAACAACAGGAAAGCGGCCCTAGGTCTGGTACTTGCCCTGTGAGTCTATTTCTTTCCCTGACTAGTCTCTTAAACAAAAAATGGCCTTTGTTTTTACAGTAGTTGTGTGCGATCACACAGGAAAGAAGTAACTGCTGTAGCAAAGCAGATTCATGGACTGTTTCATCTCTGTGTTTTCCCTGACAGTGGACTAATTAAACACTGTTCAGAGGCATGCACAAGCACTGAAAGACAGCCAGCGTGTAATCCTCATTCCCACAGAGACATGGACACCGAGAGACAGTGATCCACAACTTCAGGTTTTCTCCTGAGGGATGGGTGGTGCTACTGAGGGttagggagaggaggagagttAAGATCTTCCAGTCCAGTTCCTCCACTACATATAGAGCTGGTACTGACAAGCACCACAAGTTGGAGGACCGCatgcccagcccctgcctgccgcCACCACGGGCATCCACGGCTCCACCGGGCTGGTGCCTCGTGGGGTTTGCTGTTGGTACCACTCAGACACTTGTGCAAAAGCTCCGTCCATCTTTATTCAGAGACAAACGGCCGACTGGTCCCAGAAGCTGTTGGTCAGGGGTCTGTGAGCGTGCCGCAATGCCGACCCTGGCGGGGTCACCTTCAGTGGTGTCCAGAGGGCCGGGGAGGCCGTTTGGGTTGAGGCTGGAGGGCAGCTGCAGGGTAGTTAGGgttgggcggggggggggggcgggcgccATGGGGACCATGGGGAGCCGAAGCGTGCTGgtttgccaggcaggagcactgGATGCTGGCTTTCAGTCCAACTCTCAGGGCTGCCAGGGCGGCTGGCCCAGCTGGCGATGCTGCTCTGGCTCTTCTTTTTAGAGACGCTTCATCATCAATTTCATGCCAGTTACCAGCGGGCCTCCGTAAGCGTCCATGGCAagcctgtggagagaggaggctgctgaggCCCTGAACTCCAGTCAGAGCGAGCTCCTGAGAACGCTGCCCAGGAATTAAGTTCAAGcatctgacagcagcagcagaagcctcGGCAGAGTTTGTTCGCCAACCACTAATTCGCCGCTCCACAGCAGCCTGGCGAGAAAAGCTTCGTGGCTATGAGCAGCCACCTGAGGAAGCAGCGCGCATatgtgcgtgcgtgtgtgtggaGAAGTAAATCAACGACTCACTCTTTTATCTTCTTCCGCTGCCAGCGGATGACAATACAGCACACCACTATGATAACTGGCACGGCAATCACGCCTGCTGCTGTGCCTATCATACAGCGCCTTCGCACATCTTGGGGGCATAAAACACCTGCGGTCCTCTGGGGACGGTCAGCACTTGCGATTCTCTTTCTGTCCACATCTGGAGGAGGAATTCAGGATGTTAGTCCGTCCTGTGCACCACTGGTGAGCTTGCAGCACCTCTCTTTGATACGGCCAGCTTTTGGGACGTGTCTCCCACTTGGGGACCCCAGCGAGACTGCTCAGTACCTGAGTCCGCTCGAATAAAATCGTATCTGCTGGCCTGGTGGTCTTCTCCGGACTCTGACAGCACTGCCAAAAAGCAGAGATGACAGGTAAAGCCTGAGGTGCTGACGGGACGTGCAAGAGCGGGCGCTGGGGGAAGAGCCTGCTGAGACACAGCCATCCTGAGGGCTGGCACCGGCTGACCGCGGGACAGCAAGTACCTGGCGTGCCGGCGCCTTGCATTGCCTGCGCTTCGTCGGGAGGGACTGGCAGGGAGCCGCTGCTTCCGTCTGGAAACAAGAGCTTCTTCACAGCCTCTCGGTCCGTCTcttgagaaagcaagcaggacagCTGGATTAGATGGAACTGTTCCCCATCAGGGAGATGGCAGCATCAGGAGGCAAGACTTCTCAAAGACACCGATAAGGTTTAGGAACGAGGCCCGGGCTTTTGGGGCTGTGCCTGGTCACTACTCCAAACCACAGTCACACCTGACCTGCCGGCAGACCAGGAAATGGCGTGTGATCTTCTGGCTTGCCTTGCACGTAGGGCGTTTTGGGCGAACGGCAAGGGGATGATGCTAAGtgccttcctccttcaaagaggacgggaagaagctgcagccaggccagccGGGGAAACAGCCCTTCTGAGAAGGGCCCTCACGCCCTTCCCTGTGAGCACCAGCAACAGGCACATTCGTCCCATCCCAGCTCTCAATCTGCAGACGGGAAATCGAGCGCAGCCCAAAAAGCCTGCTGAATCAGCGCAGGCCACAGCGTCTCCAGACGTGTATCTAAAACTTCCGGCTGCCCAGTCTCACAGCTAAGGCAGAGTGAAAAATACCCACCGTGTCGTCTCTCCACTTCATCCAGCATTTTCTTCAGGAGTGGAGATGGCTCCGGGcgcttttttcctccttcaggtTGGTGGTACCGCGCTCTCGGAGGACCTTAACAGAACGTATTTGGTTCAATTTCACAGGACTAAATTATGGAAAACCAGTGCTTAGCCTGTGAGGTCAGCAGAGACAGACTGACTCACCCCTGTGGTGCCAGCCGGCCTGTGGCACAGCATCCAGCCGAGGAGCCGGAAAAGTCCTTCCCTCGGGCACGTCTGTAACTGAACAGGCAGAGAAGCTTCCATCATGGATTGCCAGCTGCATCGGCAGAACTGACCGGCAGAAGCGGTGAGGGGATCACGCGAGGAGGGGGCACACGCGTGCAGGGCTCCATCCTCACAGCTGCAGAGGCGCCCGGCTGGCTGACCTTTGGGCTTTGGGCTGGCAGCTctcagagggagggaaaagccaCAACGTACCCATGCGATCTGCCGGAGCCTCGCTCCTGGAAGCCAGCCGCGAAGCGGGATCACCTTCGCCCGCAGGCACAGCTGCAAACAAGCGCAGGACAGAACAGCTCCCGTGACACAGTTTAAGACGATACTTCTCATCAGAGTTGTGCAGGCGAGTGCAATGCAAAGAGGGGGGCACTCCACGGCACTCGTCTCTGGGGGATTGCTCTCAGGCTCAAGGAAAGGGACACTGAGAACTTACTTACCTCCAGGGTGCTCCAAGGGCTCCAAATCAACATCCAGCCGAGAAGCACCATTGTTGGCATCCTCATCTAGAAGCAAGCACAGATGAGAAACGTTTCCGTTGCACTTTGGGATGCACTGCTGCCTCAGTGAATTCCAGGCTCTGGAAGGGGCTCAGGTAACAAGGTGGGAGCCAGACGAAGGTCCGGCTTGGCAAAGGTGCAGAGGGGCCTGGTGGCCTCTTGActggctcctggcagctctCCACACACTCTTGCCAGGCCATCTGCAACAGCCTGGAGGAGCGGATGGACCAACATGCGGCCCCTGGGGGCTTTCTTTCCGGGAGAGCTCTCACGCACACAGCGGAAACCCTCGCTAAAGCACTGGAGGAAACAAACCAGCACCCACGCGTCTCGGGGAGAGGAGCCCACTGGCCCGTGAAAGGCTGCACCAGCGCCGCCTGCTTACCTGCTCCCTGTGCTCGCCATGGAGCAGCCCGGGCAGCCCTGGCATGCAGGGccaccaggaggaggaagacgaGGAGAAGGCGGTGGGTGGGGGCCATGCTCCCCCGCACTCTCACAagaacactgctgctgctgctgctgctgcagtagtCGGGGGCCAGAGGCTGAGCACTCAGTTTATATGGCTGATGCGGCACTGCTGGGCTCTGTGACATCACAGCCCCACTGTGACCTCATGGCTGGGCCAAGGCTGCGTGGGGAGAGCTCTCAGGGTGCTGGCAGAGAGCCGCTGGAGCACAGCTGCCCTCATGGGGAGGGGAGCACGTCCCGCTGGGCAGCTCCGTCCAAGGGCTGGGACACAGTCCCACCGGGCTGAGCCCACAGCTCTGCCGTTTTCCGGGCACTGTCATGGGGGTACGAGGAGCTTGCAGGCCCCAGAACAACAGGGAACCACAGACGAGGGATTTCGGGCCCAGcgagaagcagcagcccagccaCTCGAGACCGAAGGAGCTCTCCCTTATTGCAGGTGCCGTGGCGTGACGTGTCTGGCCTCAGCCTGTCCGTGCACGAGTTAGTGCGCAGTCAGTGACCTGAGAGTCACTTTCCTTGCCAGTTAATGAACAAACAAGGGACTGGCAGGGGGTGGGAGAGACACAGGCCTGGTGCATACCCTTGCTTCCGCACAATTCTTCTGTTTGAGTAGTCTAAATAGATCCAAGGTGTACACTGGGACGTCTTGCTCTCGGGAGAATTACTGACCTCCTCGGGTGCTGTTACCAGCAGCTCATGAGGCTAAAGGGTGAGTGATTTTGAAGATTGTCCATTCTGTCACATCCATTTTCAGCTCCTTTCGGGAATTCCCTTGTTATGAATGCAAAAACAtttgccctgctcccagatggCTGCGAAGGAGGAAGGGCAAGGCTTGCTGGGCCAGGGATGCGAGCAaggggctgctggctgcctgagAAATGGAGAGCAGTGAGCTACACCCAGCCGCTCACCTGGCTGAGCCCACAAATCCTGCAGCAAGCACGTGGGATCAGTGCAGGGTCTGGGGGCACGCTCCCCCATCTACCGCCCTGACCGGTCTTCCAGGAGCAACCTGCAACCAAACCCGCTCAAAATGAGCGCTTTTCTTCGTcatcctcccccttccctggggTCTCTTCCCGCCTCCATTCTTCTGGCCTCGCGGTGGGGCTGGAAGCGCCTGCGGAGGCAGAGCGGAGCACAACGCTCCCTGGCAAGCACAGGGAGCCCGAGACACca encodes:
- the LOC142603224 gene encoding uncharacterized protein LOC142603224, yielding MSQSPAVPHQPYKLSAQPLAPDYCSSSSSSSVLVRVRGSMAPTHRLLLVFLLLVALHARAARAAPWRAQGADEDANNGASRLDVDLEPLEHPGAVPAGEGDPASRLASRSEAPADRMVTDVPEGRTFPAPRLDAVPQAGWHHRGPPRARYHQPEGGKKRPEPSPLLKKMLDEVERRHETDREAVKKLLFPDGSSGSLPVPPDEAQAMQGAGTPVLSESGEDHQASRYDFIRADSDVDRKRIASADRPQRTAGVLCPQDVRRRCMIGTAAGVIAVPVIIVVCCIVIRWQRKKIKE